The Methanosarcina acetivorans C2A genome includes the window CAGGCACTGCGAAACCTGCCCCCCGCGGGAAAACTGCCCTCACGGGGCAATCACTGAGAAAAACGGTGTCACAGACCAGATAGAACTTCTGAAGTGCAAAGGCTGCGGGATCTGCAAGGAACTGTGCCCTTATAACGCCATCAAGGGCGGGCCTGTTGAAGTCCTTGTCAGGGACGTGGACATGCGCAATGTTGAGATTGTAAAAGGGCTGCAGGGAATCACCGTACTTGAAAGCCCGGAAGCCATTCTGGAATTATTTTAAATCCAGGATTTCAGCCCATTTTCTTCTCTCTTTTTCCTTTTCTTCTTTTTTCCTGCAACCACCTGTGAAACCTTTTGTTTTTCTCTTGCTGTTAACCAATTATCTTTAGGTGCCCTTTTTCAAGCTCTCCGTAGCTGTCGGACATAAAACGAATCACAGCTTCATCATGGGAGATAAGGAGGTAACCTATCTTTCTTTCAGCCTGCACTTTTTTAAGCATGTGGAGGATCTGGGCCTGTACTGAAACATCCAGGGCAGAAGTCGGTTCGTCAAGGATGATGTATTCCGGGTCGAGCAGGAGAAGCCTGCCGAGGGCAAGACGCTGGAGCTGCCCTCCCGAGAGCTGGGATGGGTAGCGGGAAAGCACTTCTTCCGGGAGACCTGTGATTATAAGCAGCTCTTCTATCTTTGGGGCATATTTGACTTTAGGGACTCTGAGGAGAGCAAGGACTTCAGAAACCGAGTGTCCCATCTTTTTCCCGGGATTGAAAGCGTCCGTTGGGTCCTGAAACATTATCTGGACTTTGCTGCGGAAGGCTGTATACTCTGTTTTTTTCATCCCGGTAAGAGGAGAGCCTTTATAATATATGGTGCCTTTCGTGGGCTTTTCAAGCCCGGCAACGACTCTTCCCAATGTGCTTTTTCCTTCTCCCGACGGACCCATAAGTCCGAATGTT containing:
- a CDS encoding ABC transporter ATP-binding protein: MSLRAASISKIYGAGLLGPGKCIFREISLEISPGKTFGLMGPSGEGKSTLGRVVAGLEKPTKGTIYYKGSPLTGMKKTEYTAFRSKVQIMFQDPTDAFNPGKKMGHSVSEVLALLRVPKVKYAPKIEELLIITGLPEEVLSRYPSQLSGGQLQRLALGRLLLLDPEYIILDEPTSALDVSVQAQILHMLKKVQAERKIGYLLISHDEAVIRFMSDSYGELEKGHLKIIG